The sequence below is a genomic window from Halosolutus gelatinilyticus.
CCAGATCGTCCGCGGCGTCGTCGAAGCGGACGGCGAACTCGTGCCGACCAGCGAGTTCGACAACGACCTCTCGAACCGCTACCCGGACAAGGAGGTCCGGGTCGAGGACGTCCCGAACGCCTTCGTCTTCCACGTGGAGACGGACGGCTCGTTCAGCGTCGAGGAGCTGGTCACGCGGGCCGCCGACTCGATCGAGGCGCGTGCGACCGAACTCGAAGAAGCAGTACAGCTATAATCATGCACCGACGCCCCCGAACCCGATCGACGAACGCCGACGCGCCGCTCGCCAGCGCCGTGAGTCGCGAGACTGGCGACCGGTCGGCAGCCGGAATCGAAAGGGGTTTGAAGGGGCGGCGGGTAGACGGAAGTGCACGCAGGGATAGCCAAGTCTGGCCAACGGCGCAGCGTTCAGGGCGCTGTCTCGTAGGAGTCCGCAGGTTCAAATCCTGCTCCCTGCATTCACTTCTGATCGAACGATCTCGTACTCGGCAGCGTCTCCTCGCGTCGCCGAGTCGCAGTATGCAGTATTCGGAGGAAACCAATGAGTAGCAAGACTAACCCAAGGCTCAACGATCTTATCGCCGAGCTGAAGTCGACGTCCCGCGAAACGGACGCCGACGTGTGGCGAGACGTCGCCGATCGACTCGAGAAGCCCCGGCGCACCCACGCAGAGGTGAACCTGGGCCGTATCGAGCGATACGCGCGCGAAGACGAGACCGTCGTCGTTCCCGGCAAGGTGCTGGGTTCCGGCGCACTCCAGAAGAACGTCACCGTCGCCGCCGTCGACTTCAGTTCCTCGGCGGAGACGAAAATCGAACAGGTCGGCGAACCGGTACCGCTCGAGCAGGTGCTCGAAGAAAATCCAGACGGATCCGGCGTACGGGTGATCCGATGAGTATCGCAGAGTTCGATGCGGACGTCGTCGTCGACGCCCGCGACTGCATCCTCGGTCGCGTCGCCAGCGAAGTCGCCCAGCGCGCGCTCGACGGCGAGCGCGTCGCGATCGTCAACGCCGAGGACGCGGTCATCACCGGCGACAAGGAAGACATCTTCGAGACGTACCGAACGCGAATCCAGCTCGGCTCCGACAGCGGGCCGTACTACCCGCGCCGTCCGGACACGATCTTCAAGCGCTCGGTCCGCGGCATGCTCCCGTACAAGAAGCCCCGCGGCCGCGAGGCGCTCGACAGCGTTCGCGTCTACGTCGGCAACCCCTACGCGGACGACGACGATCTCGAGGCCGAGGTGCTCGAGGGCACGTCGCTGGATCGCCTGTCGAATATCCGCTTCGTCCACCTGGGCGAAGTCTCCGAACAACTCGGTGCTAACGTCACATGGTAACCAACACGAGTGGCAAGAAGAAGACGGCCGTCGCTCGCGCCACCGTTCACGAGGGCGAAGGGCGCGTGCGAATCAACTCCAAGCCGGTCGAACTGGTGGAACCCGAGATGTCCCGTCTCAAGATGCTCGAACCGTTCCGCATCGTCGGCGAAGACCTGCGCGGCGAGATGGACATCGACGTCCGCGTCGAGGGCGGCGGCATCAGCGGCCAGGCCGACGCCGTCCGCACCGCCATCGCACGCGGGATCGTCCAGCACACGAACGACGCCGAACTCCGCGACGCGTTCATGGAGTTCGACCGATCGCTGCTGGTCAACGACGTTCGCCAGTCCGAACCGAAAAAGTGGGGCGGCCCGGGCGCTCGGGCGCGCTACCAGAAGTCCTACCGCTAAGGTGATCAGATCATGATGGTACCGGTCCGGTGTTTCACCTGTGGTAACGTCGTCGGCGAACACTGGGAGGAGTTCGACGAACGAGCTAACCAGGGCGACGAGGACCCTCAAGCGGTCCTCGACGAACTGGGCGTCGATCGCTACTGCTGTCGGCGCATGCTCGTCTCGCACACCGACCTGGTCGACATCGTCGCGCCGTACCAGTAAGCATGCAACAGGAACACCACAACCGCTACGAGAAAGCACGCATCCTCGGCGCACGAGCGCTGCAAGTGTCCTACGGCGCCCCGGTGTTGACGGAGACGCAGCAGACCGAGCCGATCCTGATCGCCGCCGAAGAGTACGACGCCGGCGTGTTGCCCTTCACCGTTAAACGAGGGTCGCAATGACGCTGATTACCGACATCCGACTCCGTCGCATCCTCGACTCGCGGGGCAACCCCACCGTCGAGGCCGACGTACTGACCGAGAGCGGTGGCTTCGGCCGCGCCGCGGCGCCGAGCGGCGCCAGCACCGGCGAGTACGAAGCCATCGAACGACCGCCGACGGAAGCGATCGCCGCGGCCCGCGAGCACGCCGTGCCGCGGCTCGTGGGCGAGGCCTACGCGGGCAACCAGCGCGAGGTCGACGCCATCCTGCGCGCCGCGGACGGCACCGACGACTTCTCCGAGATCGGCGCCAACAGCGCGGTCGCCATCTCGATGGCCGCCGCCAAGGCGGGCGCTGACGTCCTCGGCGCGCCGCTGTTCCAGCACCTCGGCGGTGCCTTCCGGGGCGAGAACTTCCCCACGCCGCTCGGGAACGTCGTCGGCGGCGGCGAACACGCCGCCGACGCGACCGACATCCAGGAGTTCCTGGCGGCTCCCGTCGGCGCCCCGAGCGTCCAGGACGCCGTCTTCGCGAACGCCGCCGTCCACGCGGCCGTCGCGGACCTCCTCGAGGAGCGCGGCCACCCCAGCGGCAAGGGCGACGAGGGCGCGTGGGCGCCGTCGATCGACGACGCCGAGGCGTTCGAGATCGTCGACGAAGCCGTCTCGACGGTCGAGGACGACGTCGGCTTCGAGATCCGCTTCGGGCTCGACGTCGCGGCCGCCGAGATGTACGACGCCGACTCGGAAACCTACGAGTACGAGTCCGCCGGTGTCAGTCGCGATACCGACGAGCAGATCGAGTACATCGCCGACCTCGTCGACGAGTACGATCTGGTCTACGTCGAAGACCCGCTCGACGAGAACGACTACGACGCGTTCGCCGAACTCACCGACGAGGTCGGCGATCGGACGCTGATCTGCGGCGACGACCTGTTCGTCACCAACACGGACCGACTCGAGGACGGGATCGAGAAGGGAGCGGCTAACAGCATCCTGATCAAGCCCAACCAGATCGGAACGCTGACCGACGCCTTCGACGCGATCGAGCTCGCGACCGAGAACGGCTACGACTCGGTCATCTCCCACCGCTCGGGCGAGACGGAGGACACGACGATCGCACACCTCGCCGTCGCGACCGACGCGCCGTTCATCAAGACCGGCGCCGTCGGCGGCGAGCGAACCGCAAAGCTCAACGAGCTCATCAGAATCGCAGACGACGCGACATGACAGACAACGACGCATCCCAGGAGGGGCTCGACGCCGCCGAGTCGGAGATCGACGAGGAGCCAGCCGAAGGGGCTGGCCCCGCCGCCGACCAGAACGGCGCCGAGCCCGTAGACGAACAGCCCGCCGAGGCGACTGACGCCGAGGCCGACGCAGACGAGGACGAGGGCCCCACGCTCGACGACGACGTAATGAGCGACGAGGAGGCCGACCTGCTGATCCCCGTCGAGGACTACCTCGGCGCCGGCGTCCACATCGGTACCCAGCAGAAGACCGAGGACATGGAGCGGTTCATCCACCGCGTCCGCACCGACGGTCTCTACGTGCTGGACGTCTCGAAGACGGACCAGCGCATCCGCACGGCCGCGGACTTCCTCTCGAATTACACCCCCGAGCAGATCCTCGTCACCTCCAGCCGGCAGTACGGTCGGTTCCCCGCCGAGAAGTTCGCCGAGGCCGTGGGCGCTCGCGCCCGCACCGGCCGCTTCATCCCCGGCACGCTGACGAATCCGAAGTACGACGGCTACATCGAACCCGACGTCGTCGTCGTCACCGACCCGATCGGCGACGCCCAGGCCGTCAAGGAAGCGATCACGGTCGGCATCCCGGTCATCGCGATGTGCGACTCGAACAACCAGACCAGCAACGTCGACCTCGTCGTTCCGACGAACAACAAGGGTCGCAAGGCCCTCTCGGTCGTCTACTGGCTGCTCGCCAACGAAGTCCTCGATCGCCGCGGCGCCGAGCCGTCGTACTCGCTCGAGGACTTCGAGAGCATGGTGTAGGGGCTGTTCGGAAGATTTGGCACTCGTTTTGTTCCGATAGGGTCTTTCCGTCGAGACTGGATGCTCGCCCACCCCAGAGCGATAGCGATACTCTTCGACCTGCCGCGAATACACGCGATATACGTCTCAGAAGTGATGAACGCGAAATATTGAATCGACGATCTGCACTATACTATTTTCAATTTAGTAATATACTTACACTAGATCGTGCTGATTTGACACATGGGATCGACTATCCGTCGGCCACCGCTCACGCGTATTACTGCTTTACTCGGAGGGATGGGCATTGCCGTCGGGATAGCGCTACTCGTGATCCTCTATGCGTCCCCGGTCAGCAACTCCTTCGCTACCGGACTCGGGGCCATTTTTGCGGTAGGATATGTAATTACGGGAGTCCTGGCGCTCGGTGAGGCGCTGATATATCGTGTTATAACTGCCAAGAGGGATCGGAGCGTATGGACGCGTCGACTTGTAACGGCGGGCGCGGTCGCGGGAAGCCTCTCGGTGGCCGCACTCGTTTGTCCGTTCTCGATCGCTATCGCCGGTATCCTGACGGGCCATCACTTTTCCGTCGGGGGTGATTATCTACTGGGGATCGGGATCTGGCTCGTACCGGCGGGCGTCGTCTGTTCTGGGCTCGGTGTCGTGTTGAGTCTCGTCGAGAGAATGCGATCGTCGCCTTCTCGTTCCGGCCGATGAGTCCCGTTCCACCCATGAGCCGTCGAACGATGGTCATTCTTGTCAGCGTCCTTGCCTGTACGCTCCTCCTCGGCGGCTGTCTCGGAGATCGGGAGTACACGGCAACGGTCAGCGAGCCGGAGACGGGCGAGGTAATCGACGACGTTTCCGTTTCCGAGATCAACTCGTTCGACGGCACCCGACTCCAGTTGCACTACTCCATCGACGATCCGAAACGTCGGTCGTATCGCCTCTACGTCTACGAGCAGGAGAACGGATCGTATGAGTACAACGACCAGTACCCGCTCGACCCGACTGAACGGATGCTGGAAGTTTTCGTTTCGATTCCGCTTTCGTACGCCGACGAAACCGCGATACAGGAACAACTGCGCGTGGTCCGAGGGGAGAACGGCACCGTGGTCGATAGCGTTACGGTGACCGTCAAGCTGGGCGAGTCGTAGCGTTTCTCGAACCGGTTTTCCCGCTCCTAATGCGGGGCAGGACCGTCTGCCGTGCGCTCTACCACAGCGGTGGTTCGTGGCGAACTCGTTTCAGTCGATCGCACCGGTCGTAACCGGAGTGGAAAGAGTTACCTGCCGACAGGTCCGACTGACGGCCATGATCGATCGACTGTTCGAGTTCGAAGAGGAGAAGTTGCCGCCGGCGGTCGTCCTCGCCACGACGGCGCTGATCGCGATCTTCGCGCTCGGACTGGCCTACCGAGCGATCGCGTTCGTGGCGTTCTAGTCTTCGCAACCGGCCGCGAGGGCCGTCTCGCGCTCCGGCGCCGTCACGCGTCGAGACAGGAATCGTACACGGCGCGTAGACGTGCCCCCATGTCGTCGACCGTGTACCCGGTGATCTGTGCCCTCCCGTCCGCGGGCTGGCCCGACTCGAGCACGGCGGCGAGTCGGTCGCGGAGCGCGGCGTCGTCCGCGATATAGGAGTTATCCACGCCCGCCAGCACTGATCGAGCGAAGCCGACGTCTCGGGAGACGACCGGGACGTTACAGGCGGTGGCCTCTTTGACCGTCATCGGACCGCTCTCGTACCGTGACGTGATTAACACGGCATCGGCGGCGTTCAGATAGTACGGCACCGTTTCGTAGGGCTCGTTGGCGAGGGTTCGCAAGCTGACCTCCCGCTCGAGACCGTCGACGACGCGTTTCGCCAGCGGATAGTTCTTCTCCTCCCGCGACGGGGCGTAGGGGAAGAGGACGATTTGCTCGTCGGTCTTCCAGCCGACGCGTTCGCGCGCCTCGTCCCTGGGAATCGGTCGAAACTGCGACGTATCGACGGGGAACGGGATGACGTGACAGGGCCCATCGACGCGATCGGCCATCGCGTCCGACGGAACGATGACGGCGTCGGTCCGGGCCGCGAACCGCGATATCAGCGGCGCGTACGGATTGTCGCGGAACTCGCCGCCCCAGAGCGTACAGACGGCGGGACGATCGCCCAGCGAACACGCGGACGAGGCGACGGCGAACGGGACGGTGAGGCCGTAGTTGGCGTGAACGAGATCGTAGTCGTCGGTCGCCTTCCGGAGCACGTGGAGGAGGTAGCGCGCGTAGTCGAATGGAGTCCGTCGTCTGACGTCATCCTCGAGCGCGCGGTGTTCGCCGGGGACGGGGACGGTCGTCACCTCGATCCCCGAACGCTCGAGCGCGGCCATCTGCCGTCGATAGAAGCTTCGCCAGTCGGTCGTCGTGAGACTCAGGACGCGGGTCATCGTCGACGTACCGGATTCGAAAGCCGATCGCGATGCTCTCGAACCGCTGGCGTCGGTTCGTCGCGGCCGTCGAGTAGCTGGCTGCTCACGTACGCGGTGACGTCGATCGTCTCCGCGAGCAACCGCTCGCGCCGGCGCTCCCAGATCGCGCCGGCGTTCGGGTCGCGGTGTAACTCCTCGACGACGTCGACGGCCCGCGCTTCGCGATCCGTGTGGAACGATCGGACGAGGCCGTACTCCTCGAGCGCTTCGAATTTTCCCATCTCGTCCGAACCCGCGAACGGACTGATGCGAACGGTCGGGGTCCCGAGGATCCCCGCTTCGATCGTGGTCGTCGCCACCTCGCCGACGACGATGTCGGCGAACGCGAGCAGGTGGTGGAAGGCTTCGGGCGGGACCGGAAGCGGCTCGCACGCGTCCGGAACCGCGCCGCCGCCCTCGTCGGAGACGTACACCCGTCCGTCGGACGCGAGTTCGGCGACGATCGCGCTGATTCCCTCGCGAGAGATCCCCGATTTCCCGACGTCGTGATTTCCAGCCCACGCGCCGAATCGGAGAACGGCGTATGGTTCGTCGGGGTCGACGCCGTGTCGCCGCAGGATCGACGGATCCGGCTCGAACCGGTTAGGGTGGAGATAGGCGAGTTCGTGGTAGCCGGGGTAGGTGACGTGGTCGTCGCCGTATGATTCGCGAAAGCTTTCGGGCGTATACAACACGTCCGCGAACGGACGAGTCAGTCGGTTCCCGTGGTTGATCGCCGTTTCGGTATCGATGTAGACGTGGCTCTCCGCGCCGACCAGTGCGGCGACGTGCGTCGCGGCGATCCCGTGACTGCTGACGATGTACTCGGGATCGATCGCGCGCGCTCGGCGAAAGAGCCGGTATTCGTACCGAAGCTGGGTCGCCACCAGGCCGAGCCACCCGTCGGGCTCGCCACAGAGTAGGTCGTAGTCGATGCCGTACGCATCGAGAAGTCGGCTGGTAACCCCCTTCTCGCGGGCGAATACGTGCACGTCGTGTCCCGCGGATTCGAGTTCGTCGACGACGTGTTTGAAGAAGTGGACGTTCGCCGCGTGCTGTATCGTGACGATGATATCCATAGCAGTGAGTTCGATCGAATCGAGCCAGTCGTGTCGGATTATTATCGTGGGTATACGACCGTTCCCGGTCGCGAAACTGTCCGAAACCGATCGGCGAGTTGTGGCGTCGTGAACCGTCGACTCGAGGCTGCCAGCGTACCAGCTCTCGCTCGTTCGGGAGGCGAGGTCGTCACGCGCGATTTCGGAGGTCCCACTCGATGACGCCGCATCGGGAAAGATTCGGCGTCGGTTTGTTCTGGACCGCCGCGTCCGCCATCGAGCAGAGCCCGCCAGTCGGGGTCAGCCGCCGGAAGGGGAGCCGGGCTACGAGGTCGCGCCGAGCAGGTCGTGGACGAGTTCGACTGCCGTTTCGGCGTCACCGCCGAAGACGTACGTCACGGGTTCGATCCCGAACGCGCCGCGGTGGTAGGCAACGAGCGGGACCTCGCCCCGATCGTCGAACCGCGATCGCAGGTGCGCCTCGCGATCGTCGTAGTCGGCGTCGAATTCGAGCGGTTCGATGCCGAGCGATCGAGCGGCCTCGAGAACGCCGTCGTCCGTAGCGATGTTGATCGCTCCCCGGACGTCCGGATCGACGGCGGTGGCGGCGAGGATCGCGGTGGCGACGTGTTTCGAAGCGCCGAACTCGGGGTTCGCCGGGATCTCGATCCGCCCGCCGATTGCGTAGATACGCCCCGGGATCGCGGCGACGTCGGTCTCGTCCCGGGGATCGGGGAGACCCATTCCGACGTTGGTACCGACGTTCGGGACGTACTCGGGCATCCCCGGTATCGCCGCGAGCGTCCGCGCGGCGGTTCGCACGGTCGAGAGGACGTCCCGTTCGGTGCGCACGTCCGGATCGAGGCCCCGGACGCAAAGATCGCACCCCAGGCCTCTGAGCTCAGGCATTTCCTCCTCGTGAAGTTCGCAGATCGGACCGCGGTCCTCGAGCGTGCGGATGAGGGAGACCAGTTCGGCAAGAGCGTCGTACCCGTCGAACTCGCCGCCGGCGAGGCCGTCGGCGATCCGATCGACGGTCGCAACCGTCTCGGCATCGTCGCGGAAGTGTTCGTCGCCCGCGCCGTCACCGCCGACGTACTTGCTGACGGCGGCCTGGGTCACGCCGAGGTGGGCCGCGATCTCCTGCTGGGTGAGGCCGCGATCGGCGAGCCGGCGGGCGAGCATCGCGCGGACGGTCGGCAAGAACCGTTCGACGACGAGTTCGCTCGGCAAGACCAGTGACATTACGCCGTGGTTCGGGTGACGGGTGCATAAGTCCAGCCACCGGAGGCCGTTCGGGGTGTCGGTTCCCGACCGCCGCCACCGGCGAGACAGACAGCTATTAACCGTCGTCGTACCAACGGCCGGTCATGACACGTTCGAGCGCTCCCGGCAAGGTGTATCTGTTCGGGGAGCACGCAGTCGTTTACGGCGAGCCGGCGGTCCCGTGTGCGATCGAGCGACGGGCCCGGGTCGGCGTGCGGC
It includes:
- a CDS encoding DNA-directed RNA polymerase subunit K produces the protein MQQEHHNRYEKARILGARALQVSYGAPVLTETQQTEPILIAAEEYDAGVLPFTVKRGSQ
- a CDS encoding 50S ribosomal protein L13 → MSIAEFDADVVVDARDCILGRVASEVAQRALDGERVAIVNAEDAVITGDKEDIFETYRTRIQLGSDSGPYYPRRPDTIFKRSVRGMLPYKKPRGREALDSVRVYVGNPYADDDDLEAEVLEGTSLDRLSNIRFVHLGEVSEQLGANVTW
- the rpsB gene encoding 30S ribosomal protein S2; its protein translation is MTDNDASQEGLDAAESEIDEEPAEGAGPAADQNGAEPVDEQPAEATDAEADADEDEGPTLDDDVMSDEEADLLIPVEDYLGAGVHIGTQQKTEDMERFIHRVRTDGLYVLDVSKTDQRIRTAADFLSNYTPEQILVTSSRQYGRFPAEKFAEAVGARARTGRFIPGTLTNPKYDGYIEPDVVVVTDPIGDAQAVKEAITVGIPVIAMCDSNNQTSNVDLVVPTNNKGRKALSVVYWLLANEVLDRRGAEPSYSLEDFESMV
- a CDS encoding 50S ribosomal protein L18e — protein: MSSKTNPRLNDLIAELKSTSRETDADVWRDVADRLEKPRRTHAEVNLGRIERYAREDETVVVPGKVLGSGALQKNVTVAAVDFSSSAETKIEQVGEPVPLEQVLEENPDGSGVRVIR
- the eno gene encoding phosphopyruvate hydratase, whose translation is MTLITDIRLRRILDSRGNPTVEADVLTESGGFGRAAAPSGASTGEYEAIERPPTEAIAAAREHAVPRLVGEAYAGNQREVDAILRAADGTDDFSEIGANSAVAISMAAAKAGADVLGAPLFQHLGGAFRGENFPTPLGNVVGGGEHAADATDIQEFLAAPVGAPSVQDAVFANAAVHAAVADLLEERGHPSGKGDEGAWAPSIDDAEAFEIVDEAVSTVEDDVGFEIRFGLDVAAAEMYDADSETYEYESAGVSRDTDEQIEYIADLVDEYDLVYVEDPLDENDYDAFAELTDEVGDRTLICGDDLFVTNTDRLEDGIEKGAANSILIKPNQIGTLTDAFDAIELATENGYDSVISHRSGETEDTTIAHLAVATDAPFIKTGAVGGERTAKLNELIRIADDAT
- a CDS encoding DUF354 domain-containing protein, with product MDIIVTIQHAANVHFFKHVVDELESAGHDVHVFAREKGVTSRLLDAYGIDYDLLCGEPDGWLGLVATQLRYEYRLFRRARAIDPEYIVSSHGIAATHVAALVGAESHVYIDTETAINHGNRLTRPFADVLYTPESFRESYGDDHVTYPGYHELAYLHPNRFEPDPSILRRHGVDPDEPYAVLRFGAWAGNHDVGKSGISREGISAIVAELASDGRVYVSDEGGGAVPDACEPLPVPPEAFHHLLAFADIVVGEVATTTIEAGILGTPTVRISPFAGSDEMGKFEALEEYGLVRSFHTDREARAVDVVEELHRDPNAGAIWERRRERLLAETIDVTAYVSSQLLDGRDEPTPAVREHRDRLSNPVRRR
- a CDS encoding glycosyltransferase family 4 protein; this translates as MTRVLSLTTTDWRSFYRRQMAALERSGIEVTTVPVPGEHRALEDDVRRRTPFDYARYLLHVLRKATDDYDLVHANYGLTVPFAVASSACSLGDRPAVCTLWGGEFRDNPYAPLISRFAARTDAVIVPSDAMADRVDGPCHVIPFPVDTSQFRPIPRDEARERVGWKTDEQIVLFPYAPSREEKNYPLAKRVVDGLEREVSLRTLANEPYETVPYYLNAADAVLITSRYESGPMTVKEATACNVPVVSRDVGFARSVLAGVDNSYIADDAALRDRLAAVLESGQPADGRAQITGYTVDDMGARLRAVYDSCLDA
- a CDS encoding DNA-directed RNA polymerase subunit N, encoding MMVPVRCFTCGNVVGEHWEEFDERANQGDEDPQAVLDELGVDRYCCRRMLVSHTDLVDIVAPYQ
- a CDS encoding 30S ribosomal protein S9, giving the protein MVTNTSGKKKTAVARATVHEGEGRVRINSKPVELVEPEMSRLKMLEPFRIVGEDLRGEMDIDVRVEGGGISGQADAVRTAIARGIVQHTNDAELRDAFMEFDRSLLVNDVRQSEPKKWGGPGARARYQKSYR
- a CDS encoding thiamine-phosphate synthase family protein, whose translation is MSLVLPSELVVERFLPTVRAMLARRLADRGLTQQEIAAHLGVTQAAVSKYVGGDGAGDEHFRDDAETVATVDRIADGLAGGEFDGYDALAELVSLIRTLEDRGPICELHEEEMPELRGLGCDLCVRGLDPDVRTERDVLSTVRTAARTLAAIPGMPEYVPNVGTNVGMGLPDPRDETDVAAIPGRIYAIGGRIEIPANPEFGASKHVATAILAATAVDPDVRGAINIATDDGVLEAARSLGIEPLEFDADYDDREAHLRSRFDDRGEVPLVAYHRGAFGIEPVTYVFGGDAETAVELVHDLLGATS